The Bradyrhizobium sp. B097 genome contains the following window.
TCAGGCCACGGGCCCGCTGCGGCGGCAGCCGGTCGCCGTTGAACAGCATCTGGCCGAGCAGCGCCTGCGCCTGATGCTGGCCCTTCTGGGCGGCAAGCCCGAGCCAGCGTGCGCCATAGCGGAAATCGTCCCGCGAGGCGTCCGGCGTCTTCAGGTAAAGCCGGGCAAGGTCGTACTGGGCGTCGGCATTGCCGAAATAGGACGCGGCATAGGAGAACATCTCCCGCGCCCGTTCGGTGTCCGCCTTCACCTTGGAATTGGGAATGCCGCTCAGATAATACCGGCCCAGCGCCACGAAGGCGTTGGCCACGATCGAGGCCTGCGGCGCCGACGGCGAATCCTCGGCATGCGCATTGGCGATCCGGCTGAAATACTCGAAGGCGCGCATGTCGTCCTGGATGACGCCATCGCCCTCGGCGTACATCTT
Protein-coding sequences here:
- a CDS encoding tetratricopeptide repeat protein translates to MRTFKRAIFAFALGAIPVAGPGFGFDGAPVSPQDTVLPVVAPQPGTAGALKRATTPVAPAATSPTSSFSTLQYQAEGGHPVAQWKLGKMYAEGDGVIQDDMRAFEYFSRIANAHAEDSPSAPQASIVANAFVALGRYYLSGIPNSKVKADTERAREMFSYAASYFGNADAQYDLARLYLKTPDASRDDFRYGARWLGLAAQKGQHQAQALLGQMLFNGDRLPPQRARGLMWLTLARDSATPEEAWIKESYNRAIAKASEDDRAMALQMLEHWVQGRRD